A single window of Entomoplasma ellychniae DNA harbors:
- the phnC gene encoding phosphonate ABC transporter ATP-binding protein, which yields MIEFKKVNKVWSNGKHVLKNINLKINDGEFVAIIGLSGAGKTTLLKTINKVNAITSGEILIEIDEQTKYEISSTKGSSLKKLRTHIGLMSQEYNNIGKQNVLKNVLNSKAAQISGFRSLIGYFTKEEKKNALESLSKLKLLEYAYVRAENLSGGQQQRVALARTINQNPKIIIADEPVSALDPVLAARVMEDFKNINKDFKMTVIINIHHVDLAIKYCDRIIGLNDGKIVFDDQPSKLTKKEIDTIYSGV from the coding sequence ATGATAGAGTTTAAAAAAGTAAATAAAGTTTGGTCCAATGGAAAACATGTACTTAAAAATATTAATTTAAAAATAAATGATGGTGAATTTGTTGCTATTATTGGTCTTTCTGGTGCTGGTAAAACAACACTACTAAAAACTATAAATAAAGTAAATGCAATAACTTCTGGCGAAATTTTGATTGAAATTGATGAACAAACTAAATACGAAATTTCTTCAACTAAAGGTTCTTCTTTAAAAAAACTAAGAACACATATAGGATTAATGTCTCAAGAATATAATAATATTGGCAAACAAAATGTTCTAAAAAATGTTTTAAATTCAAAAGCAGCACAAATTAGTGGTTTTAGATCTTTAATCGGATACTTTACAAAAGAGGAAAAGAAAAATGCACTAGAGTCTTTAAGTAAATTAAAATTATTAGAATATGCTTATGTACGAGCAGAAAATCTTTCAGGAGGCCAACAACAAAGAGTAGCTCTTGCAAGAACTATAAATCAAAACCCAAAAATTATAATAGCTGATGAACCAGTTTCTGCTTTAGACCCAGTTTTAGCTGCAAGAGTAATGGAAGATTTTAAAAATATAAATAAAGATTTTAAAATGACTGTAATAATTAATATTCATCACGTAGATTTAGCAATAAAATATTGTGATAGAATAATTGGTCTTAATGATGGAAAAATTGTTTTTGATGACCAACCCTCAAAATTAACTAAAAAAGAAATAGATACAATATATAGTGGTGTATAA
- a CDS encoding PhnD/SsuA/transferrin family substrate-binding protein has translation MKKLLSIVAAIGLSSTTATSVVACGGGETFEVVFIPSKAGTEVINTVKPLEQQLQNKLSQKAEARGGSFKKKVKVSVSNNYEAGASVLTAGKADISFLPIGTYNSFKGNKRADGTYDKLGILAQASRQGMKTEVETNLDSKAEYDEKDSLLVATKYNESFSKIDEITNKTSLDKIYKSDEQVIYYRSYIYINNEYLKSMEEKVGKIEEWNNNNYVKNVKTLINERKKGFTFGKSKTSNASSIYPLMWLKNTIGYEDAELEELYSNSKKQTDYNNAAQGVAEGTYDFAVGFSDIRADLKDDDSTTTINSAKDAIQKTKVIGVGDQIINDGIIYSRKENNSAELLNDVREAFKELISKEENKEIFKIYSHTDYSIPKDIASSNEWEAQNDKDIASVSEKSDAMLKQIQNWN, from the coding sequence ATGAAAAAATTGTTATCAATAGTTGCAGCAATTGGATTATCATCAACCACAGCTACTAGTGTTGTTGCTTGTGGGGGTGGTGAAACTTTTGAAGTTGTGTTTATACCTTCAAAAGCAGGAACTGAAGTAATTAATACAGTAAAACCATTAGAACAACAGTTGCAAAATAAGTTAAGTCAGAAAGCTGAAGCAAGAGGTGGTTCTTTTAAGAAAAAAGTTAAAGTTTCTGTTTCAAATAACTATGAAGCTGGAGCTTCAGTTTTAACAGCTGGAAAAGCTGATATATCATTTTTACCAATCGGAACATATAATTCTTTCAAAGGTAATAAAAGAGCTGATGGAACTTATGACAAACTTGGTATATTAGCACAAGCTTCAAGACAAGGTATGAAAACCGAAGTTGAAACGAATTTAGATTCAAAAGCAGAATATGATGAAAAAGACTCACTTTTAGTAGCAACTAAATATAATGAAAGTTTTTCTAAAATTGATGAAATTACAAACAAAACTTCATTAGATAAAATTTATAAATCTGATGAACAAGTAATTTATTATAGATCTTATATTTATATCAATAATGAATATTTGAAAAGTATGGAAGAAAAAGTTGGAAAAATTGAAGAATGAAATAATAATAATTATGTTAAAAATGTAAAAACTTTAATTAACGAAAGAAAAAAAGGATTTACTTTTGGAAAATCAAAGACTTCTAATGCTTCAAGCATTTATCCATTAATGTGATTAAAAAACACAATAGGTTATGAAGATGCAGAATTAGAAGAACTTTATTCTAATTCTAAAAAACAAACAGACTATAATAATGCTGCTCAAGGAGTGGCAGAAGGAACTTATGATTTTGCAGTAGGATTTAGTGATATTAGAGCAGATTTAAAAGATGATGATTCTACTACTACAATAAATAGTGCAAAAGATGCAATTCAAAAAACCAAAGTTATTGGTGTTGGAGATCAAATTATCAATGATGGAATTATATATTCAAGAAAAGAAAATAATAGTGCAGAATTATTAAATGATGTTAGAGAAGCCTTTAAAGAGCTTATTTCAAAAGAAGAAAATAAAGAAATATTTAAAATTTACAGTCATACAGATTACTCAATTCCAAAAGATATTGCATCAAGTAATGAATGAGAAGCACAAAATGATAAAGACATAGCATCAGTAAGTGAAAAATCCGATGCTATGTTAAAACAAATTCAAAATTGAAATTAG
- the guaB gene encoding IMP dehydrogenase: MKNNLNGKIINQAMTFDDVLLVPNYSEVLPHQTELKTKFVRDIYLNIPIISAAMDTVTESELAIAIACVGGIGIIHKNFSIQQQAEQIITVKNKLVVNLKDASLDKKGRLLVGGAVGVNDETLKRVEILVQAGVDVIVVDSAHGHSKGILDTIKSIRKIYKDLPIIGGNICTQEGAKALYEAGVDGIKVGIGPGSICTTRIVAGVGVPQITAINDVYEWAKEKDVTVIADGGIKYSGDIVKAIAAGAQSVMLGSMLAGTNEAPGKEIHINGKTYKTYVGMGSLVAMERGSSDRYFQTGAKKLVPEGIEGIVPHKGDLNNVIFQLIGGIRSGMGYTGNKTIEELRKNAKFVRITSASLKESHPHDIQITAEAPNYK, translated from the coding sequence ATGAAAAATAATTTGAACGGAAAAATAATAAATCAGGCGATGACATTTGATGATGTACTTTTAGTACCTAATTATTCTGAAGTATTGCCACATCAAACCGAATTAAAAACAAAATTTGTAAGAGATATTTATTTAAATATCCCAATTATATCAGCTGCTATGGATACTGTTACAGAGTCTGAACTAGCAATAGCAATAGCTTGTGTTGGGGGAATAGGGATTATTCATAAAAACTTTTCAATACAACAACAAGCAGAACAAATAATTACAGTTAAAAATAAACTAGTAGTAAATTTAAAAGATGCTTCATTAGATAAAAAAGGAAGGTTATTAGTTGGTGGCGCGGTAGGAGTCAATGATGAAACTTTAAAAAGAGTTGAAATTTTAGTTCAAGCAGGAGTTGATGTAATTGTTGTTGATTCAGCGCATGGTCACAGTAAAGGAATATTAGATACCATTAAAAGTATTAGAAAAATTTATAAAGATTTACCCATAATTGGTGGTAATATTTGTACTCAAGAAGGAGCTAAAGCTTTATACGAAGCAGGAGTTGATGGAATTAAAGTTGGAATTGGCCCTGGAAGCATTTGTACAACGAGAATTGTTGCAGGAGTTGGTGTGCCACAAATTACAGCAATCAATGATGTTTATGAATGAGCAAAAGAAAAAGATGTCACTGTTATTGCTGATGGTGGAATAAAATATTCTGGAGACATTGTTAAAGCAATTGCAGCTGGAGCACAATCAGTTATGTTAGGAAGCATGTTAGCTGGAACTAATGAAGCACCTGGCAAAGAAATTCACATTAATGGTAAAACGTACAAAACATATGTAGGGATGGGTTCATTGGTTGCTATGGAACGTGGAAGTAGTGATAGATATTTTCAAACTGGGGCTAAAAAGTTAGTTCCCGAAGGAATTGAAGGTATTGTTCCACACAAAGGTGATTTAAATAATGTAATTTTTCAATTGATTGGTGGTATAAGAAGTGGAATGGGTTACACTGGGAATAAAACTATTGAAGAATTGAGAAAAAATGCAAAATTTGTTAGAATTACAAGCGCAAGTTTAAAAGAATCTCACCCTCATGATATTCAAATAACAGCTGAAGCTCCAAATTATAAATAG
- a CDS encoding PhnE/PtxC family ABC transporter permease, whose translation MFNRKINAKFNSEVFKINSELSKKPKRLFFWTLTIFCLFIVVISWFTLDSKWTEFFQSIPDLFQRFKEMFSWDWNDFLDKGSSNNSFFENSMTSIWETLSMSFAGTIFGILLAIPFAVVASSNIVKNKSWNFISRFILLIFRTIPAFTYALILVGYFGATTFTVMAALTIFTFSIAGKTLYERIEQIDTQIYIASQATGESKLKSFRTAVWPQISHHTLSTTFYSLETNIRYISIIAGVTKIGIGQLIDTSIAYDRWDRVGFLITILLVIILALELFIWLIKNYIIEDKDFLLDKKEQKKFEKKLRKIKNEKFISFYTENILCQEINNELKNSSLSKNEIKLLKSKKLIIKNNFINEYKLNLINDKNEYLQIKSKSSNDLDLYIWNQEYKINIRIDKKYSTMIKMQTEIFKFKLLSSIKEEQTLKHKEFVNNLSVEQVLKNEPKHFIKRIILYLFLLSLLIYSLTLVKWELANKETVKLLNSHILQMIKISWSSFFTSVNSGGNNNAPYSVVYLLYETLSISVVATFIGAIIAYVLGMLSSEKIVNKYVARFFLLITSALRSIPTYIYALIFLVVVGMGPFTGVLALIMGTIGMLTKYNRELFDDINQKIIFQMEATGLGLLGRIRYGIIAQTSTAAFSNVLYRFEINYKEAIMLGAVGAGNMGFLLNTYFTDQYFSEFGALLLGIVIVTLCIEYTSNTLRNKINNNTDLKWLCKFINIINQKMFVSFKANEKLLKIEDKLSFSESSALYTYTNQQILKRAKVIKKEFNLPSKTSWYLALNEKINNSYNLTRKRMNKLELQKDKTYILNKELKKIDQKFHLFKTELTHKRNKWVKEVKQNSLKEIKTIKKKYF comes from the coding sequence ATGTTTAATAGAAAAATAAATGCAAAGTTTAACAGTGAAGTATTTAAAATTAATTCAGAGTTATCAAAAAAACCAAAAAGATTATTTTTTTGAACGCTTACTATATTTTGTTTGTTCATTGTTGTAATATCTTGATTTACTTTAGATTCTAAGTGAACTGAATTTTTTCAAAGTATTCCTGATTTGTTTCAAAGGTTTAAAGAAATGTTTAGTTGAGATTGAAATGATTTTTTAGATAAAGGATCTTCAAATAATTCTTTTTTTGAAAATTCCATGACTTCTATTTGAGAAACTTTATCAATGTCTTTTGCGGGAACAATTTTTGGTATTCTTTTAGCTATACCTTTTGCTGTTGTTGCATCATCTAATATAGTTAAAAATAAATCATGAAATTTTATATCAAGATTTATATTATTAATTTTTAGAACAATCCCAGCTTTTACATACGCTTTGATATTAGTTGGTTATTTTGGAGCAACAACTTTTACTGTCATGGCAGCTTTAACTATATTTACTTTTTCAATTGCTGGTAAAACATTATATGAAAGAATTGAGCAAATAGATACTCAAATTTATATTGCTTCACAAGCAACTGGAGAGTCAAAACTTAAATCTTTCAGAACTGCTGTATGGCCACAAATTTCTCACCATACATTATCCACAACTTTTTATTCTCTTGAAACTAACATCAGATATATTTCAATTATAGCTGGTGTTACAAAAATTGGTATTGGTCAATTAATTGATACTTCTATTGCATATGATAGATGAGATAGAGTTGGTTTTTTAATTACAATTCTTCTTGTTATAATTTTGGCTTTAGAATTATTTATTTGATTAATTAAAAATTATATTATTGAGGATAAAGATTTTTTGCTAGATAAAAAAGAGCAAAAAAAATTCGAAAAAAAATTGCGAAAAATAAAAAATGAAAAGTTTATTTCTTTTTACACTGAAAACATTCTTTGTCAAGAAATAAATAATGAGTTAAAAAATTCATCTCTTTCTAAGAATGAGATAAAACTTTTAAAGAGCAAAAAATTAATAATTAAAAATAATTTTATAAATGAATATAAATTAAATTTAATCAATGATAAAAATGAATACTTACAGATTAAATCTAAAAGTTCAAATGATTTAGATCTTTATATTTGAAATCAAGAATACAAAATCAACATAAGAATTGATAAAAAATATTCAACAATGATAAAAATGCAAACTGAAATTTTTAAATTCAAGTTATTGTCTTCGATTAAAGAAGAACAGACTTTAAAACATAAAGAGTTTGTTAATAATTTAAGTGTCGAACAAGTTCTTAAAAATGAACCAAAACATTTTATAAAAAGAATTATTTTATATTTATTTTTATTGAGTTTGCTTATTTATTCATTAACACTAGTAAAATGAGAATTAGCCAACAAAGAAACTGTCAAACTTTTAAATAGTCATATTTTACAAATGATAAAAATTAGCTGATCTTCTTTTTTTACATCAGTTAATTCTGGTGGAAATAACAATGCACCTTATAGTGTGGTGTATTTATTGTATGAAACATTATCTATTTCTGTTGTCGCAACTTTCATTGGAGCTATAATTGCTTATGTTTTAGGAATGCTTTCTTCTGAAAAAATAGTTAATAAGTATGTAGCAAGATTTTTCTTACTTATAACTTCAGCTCTAAGATCTATTCCAACATATATTTATGCTTTAATTTTTTTAGTTGTTGTTGGAATGGGCCCTTTTACTGGAGTATTAGCCTTAATAATGGGGACTATTGGTATGTTAACAAAATATAACAGAGAATTATTTGATGATATTAATCAAAAAATAATATTTCAAATGGAAGCAACAGGTTTAGGGTTATTAGGTAGAATAAGATATGGTATTATTGCTCAAACTTCTACCGCAGCTTTTTCAAACGTTTTGTATAGATTTGAAATAAATTACAAAGAGGCTATTATGTTGGGAGCTGTTGGGGCTGGGAATATGGGATTTTTATTAAATACTTATTTTACAGATCAATATTTTAGTGAATTTGGAGCTTTATTATTAGGAATCGTAATAGTTACGTTGTGTATTGAATACACTTCAAATACACTAAGAAATAAAATAAATAATAATACTGATTTAAAATGATTATGTAAATTTATAAATATTATTAATCAGAAAATGTTTGTAAGTTTTAAAGCTAATGAAAAATTATTAAAGATTGAAGATAAATTATCTTTTTCAGAATCAAGCGCTTTATACACTTATACAAATCAACAAATTTTAAAAAGAGCAAAAGTTATAAAAAAAGAATTTAACCTTCCTTCTAAAACATCTTGATATTTAGCCTTAAACGAGAAAATAAACAATAGTTATAATTTAACAAGAAAAAGAATGAATAAACTTGAATTACAAAAAGATAAAACTTATATTTTAAACAAAGAATTAAAAAAAATAGATCAGAAATTTCATTTATTTAAAACAGAATTAACACATAAAAGAAATAAATGAGTTAAAGAAGTTAAACAAAATTCTTTAAAAGAAATTAAAACTATAAAAAAAAAATACTTTTAA
- a CDS encoding MerR family transcriptional regulator, with the protein MQKIYMKQIADKFGIEEHTLRFYDKKGLFPFFKRDENNYRFIYEDKINWIEIVLCLKKSGMSLIKIKEYINLAMEGENTYPKRLKMMLDQEQIVLAKIQELKQQLKFIEYKKSLYKNKK; encoded by the coding sequence ATGCAGAAAATATACATGAAGCAAATAGCTGATAAGTTTGGGATTGAAGAACACACATTAAGATTTTATGATAAAAAAGGTTTATTTCCTTTTTTCAAAAGAGATGAAAACAATTATAGGTTTATTTATGAAGATAAAATAAATTGAATTGAAATTGTATTATGTTTAAAAAAGTCAGGAATGAGTTTAATAAAAATTAAAGAATATATTAATTTAGCAATGGAAGGTGAAAACACTTATCCTAAACGTTTAAAAATGATGTTAGATCAAGAACAAATTGTTTTAGCTAAAATTCAAGAACTAAAACAGCAATTAAAATTTATTGAATATAAAAAAAGTTTATATAAAAATAAAAAATAA
- a CDS encoding SGNH/GDSL hydrolase family protein, translating into MKKMLSILTVLSVSTPLAIQAVSCSNELDLNNPYLVGKNIDKSQAKDSSGEYQFGVSNFYVIGDSLSDQDGLSELINNKLSTSILKINLQLGGDGYGYDENGVHHSNFSNGPTASVQVSKALGLETFNASNQFVGIKEEYGKNYSVGGATAGQVSGISSILLNDVTVDKQTKTLISQQIIHEKDIVFFEIGGNDLMSMIDLRNSPSDQLKFMNDSLKRLRIALLNLLNNDVKNIIFMTPPIMSFAPRYANKTGDELKAITSVCSEYYENVLKLLNEINPYYNDSIHLYDLYKYTLGEKGETNLEKRWLDTFSDSSLKEKAKSNLRVAYTDESKMDFEVKLNDKPIEISEIIEELKTKPFDEVVNTIIEFLKNNLQAENILDVKIKTIKAQEHADLNSFFFTDFVHPTKGVHELVSKDILNIIEEISKTWKN; encoded by the coding sequence ATGAAAAAAATGTTATCTATATTAACTGTGCTTAGTGTTTCAACACCATTGGCTATTCAAGCAGTTTCTTGTTCAAATGAATTAGATTTAAATAACCCTTATTTAGTTGGAAAAAATATTGACAAATCTCAAGCAAAAGATTCAAGCGGAGAATATCAATTTGGAGTTTCTAATTTTTATGTTATTGGAGATAGTTTAAGTGATCAAGATGGTTTATCAGAACTTATTAACAATAAATTAAGTACAAGTATATTAAAAATTAATTTGCAATTAGGCGGAGATGGTTATGGATATGATGAAAATGGTGTTCATCATTCTAACTTTTCAAATGGTCCAACTGCTTCAGTTCAAGTTTCTAAAGCATTAGGTTTAGAAACTTTTAATGCAAGTAATCAATTTGTTGGAATAAAAGAAGAATATGGAAAAAATTATTCTGTTGGTGGTGCTACTGCTGGTCAAGTTAGTGGGATATCTAGTATATTGTTGAATGATGTAACAGTTGATAAACAAACAAAAACATTAATAAGTCAACAAATAATCCATGAAAAAGATATTGTATTTTTTGAAATTGGTGGAAATGACTTAATGTCAATGATAGATTTAAGAAATAGTCCATCAGATCAATTAAAATTTATGAATGATAGCTTAAAAAGATTAAGAATAGCTTTATTAAATCTTTTAAACAATGATGTTAAAAATATTATTTTTATGACACCACCAATTATGTCTTTTGCTCCCAGGTATGCAAATAAAACAGGCGACGAGTTAAAAGCAATAACAAGTGTTTGTAGTGAATATTATGAGAACGTCTTAAAGTTATTAAACGAAATTAATCCTTATTATAATGATTCAATACATCTTTATGACTTATATAAATATACATTAGGTGAAAAAGGAGAAACTAATTTAGAAAAAAGATGGTTAGACACTTTTTCAGACAGTTCTCTTAAAGAAAAAGCTAAATCAAATTTAAGAGTAGCTTATACTGATGAAAGCAAAATGGATTTTGAAGTTAAATTAAATGACAAACCAATTGAAATCTCTGAAATTATAGAAGAATTAAAAACAAAGCCATTCGATGAAGTTGTAAATACAATTATTGAATTTTTAAAAAATAACTTACAAGCTGAAAATATTCTTGATGTCAAAATTAAAACTATTAAAGCCCAAGAACATGCTGATTTGAATTCTTTCTTTTTTACAGATTTCGTTCACCCTACAAAAGGCGTACATGAGTTAGTTTCAAAAGATATCTTGAACATAATAGAGGAGATAAGTAAAACATGAAAAAATTAA
- the guaA gene encoding glutamine-hydrolyzing GMP synthase: MSTQVLILDFGSQYTQLLARRIRESNVYTEVLHFDTTFEKIKEYKKLKAIILSGGPSSVYLQDAYTIDKKILDLPVPILGVCYGMQLLTEHFGGKVELANAQEFGKTTLKLEDLNSKLFKNVDKQTQVWMSHADHVTKVPEGFEILGYGDTSIAAIGSITKPIFGIQFHAEVTHSLQGEVMLKNFLFDIANCEKDWSLKNFIKEKINEIKAKVGDKQVILGLSGGVDSSVVAALIGKAIGKQLTCIFVDTGLLRLNEDIEVMNAYKDNFDINIKKYDAGSIFFEKLKGLKDPEDKRKAIGKCFIDVFVDAARDYKNADFLAQGTIYPDVIESSSSSKAAKVIKSHHNVGGLPDDLQFELIEPIRNLFKDEVRQVGLELGLPKHMIDRHPFPGPGLGIRVIEEVTKEKCLILQKVDEIFIRRLREEGLYEKVSQAFATLLPVKTVGVMGDNRTYDWVVGLRSVNTIDFMTATSTHLPWEFLDSVVNEIINKVEGVNRVVYDITSKPPGTIEWE, from the coding sequence GTGAGTACACAAGTTTTAATATTAGACTTTGGAAGTCAATATACGCAATTATTAGCTAGAAGAATTAGAGAATCTAATGTTTATACAGAAGTATTGCATTTTGACACAACATTTGAAAAAATAAAAGAATACAAAAAATTAAAAGCTATCATATTGTCTGGTGGACCTTCAAGTGTTTATTTACAAGATGCCTACACAATCGATAAAAAAATATTAGATTTACCAGTGCCTATTTTAGGCGTATGTTATGGAATGCAACTTTTAACAGAACACTTTGGTGGAAAAGTAGAGTTAGCTAATGCTCAAGAATTTGGTAAAACAACTTTAAAACTAGAAGATTTAAATTCTAAACTGTTTAAAAATGTAGATAAACAAACTCAGGTTTGAATGAGTCATGCTGATCATGTAACTAAAGTTCCCGAAGGTTTTGAAATTTTAGGTTATGGAGATACTAGCATTGCTGCTATAGGTTCAATTACAAAACCTATTTTTGGAATTCAATTTCATGCTGAAGTTACTCATTCTTTGCAAGGCGAAGTTATGTTAAAAAATTTTTTATTTGACATTGCTAATTGTGAAAAAGATTGAAGTTTAAAAAATTTTATTAAAGAAAAAATTAATGAAATTAAAGCTAAAGTTGGAGATAAACAAGTTATTTTAGGATTATCTGGTGGAGTTGATTCATCAGTTGTAGCTGCTTTAATAGGTAAAGCAATTGGTAAGCAACTAACTTGTATATTTGTTGATACTGGTTTATTAAGACTAAATGAAGATATAGAAGTTATGAATGCTTATAAAGACAATTTTGACATTAATATTAAAAAGTATGACGCAGGAAGTATTTTCTTTGAAAAATTAAAAGGCTTAAAGGATCCTGAAGATAAAAGAAAAGCAATTGGTAAATGTTTTATTGATGTTTTTGTTGATGCTGCAAGAGATTACAAAAATGCTGATTTTTTAGCACAAGGAACTATTTATCCTGATGTAATTGAGTCATCTTCAAGTTCTAAAGCTGCAAAAGTTATTAAATCACATCATAATGTTGGTGGATTACCTGATGATTTGCAATTTGAATTAATTGAACCAATTAGAAACTTATTTAAAGATGAAGTAAGACAAGTTGGATTAGAATTAGGATTACCTAAACATATGATTGATCGTCATCCTTTTCCAGGGCCTGGACTTGGTATAAGAGTAATTGAAGAAGTTACTAAAGAAAAATGTTTAATTTTGCAAAAAGTGGATGAAATTTTTATTAGACGTTTAAGAGAAGAGGGGTTATATGAAAAAGTTTCTCAAGCTTTTGCAACACTATTACCTGTCAAAACAGTTGGGGTTATGGGAGATAATAGAACATATGATTGAGTCGTTGGTTTAAGAAGTGTTAATACTATTGATTTTATGACTGCTACTTCGACTCATTTACCATGAGAATTCTTAGATTCTGTTGTAAATGAGATTATTAATAAAGTTGAAGGTGTTAATCGTGTTGTTTATGATATAACTTCAAAACCACCAGGAACAATTGAATGAGAATAA
- a CDS encoding SGNH/GDSL hydrolase family protein: MKKIFFLISSLFTIIPFKINSVAKKLDKEKNKVDNVLELGKDIDKSNAKDSSGKYKHNISNFFVIGDSLSDVNGLTTFVEQRIKALKLNAELIIKGDAYGFYKDEKFFNCFSNGPTAAFLLAEKLGIKCLKPSNIYSEGVNGFGNSYAVAGATAGKLNTNSGTFLNDVRIDIQARALIQQHKINKNDLVFFEIGGNDLAYIVKLIQIGEDYTSYLEDATERIKIALFSLLNNGIKNILFMTPPPIEFPPIFQDIMSKKEYILIKEVILLATDQFYKNIIEVLELTNEHYKNCVHLFDLYKNTDFLKNKFYKTFWFKKKKLALEMINTSATNWEEVEVELTIGEQTRSINGVRDLISLLPELIFASKKANNKILIQINSAKFNDPINFDCYFFVDKLHPNKNVHYIVFKILYKKVKKIMKHSKNK; encoded by the coding sequence ATGAAAAAAATCTTTTTTTTAATATCAAGTTTATTTACAATTATTCCTTTTAAAATAAACTCTGTTGCGAAGAAATTAGATAAAGAAAAAAATAAAGTAGATAATGTTTTGGAATTAGGTAAAGATATCGATAAATCTAATGCTAAAGATTCAAGTGGTAAATACAAACATAACATTTCTAACTTTTTTGTAATTGGTGATAGTTTAAGCGATGTAAATGGTTTAACAACTTTTGTAGAACAAAGGATTAAAGCTTTAAAATTAAATGCTGAATTGATTATTAAAGGTGATGCATATGGTTTTTATAAAGATGAAAAGTTTTTCAACTGTTTTTCTAATGGACCAACAGCTGCTTTTTTATTAGCAGAAAAATTAGGTATAAAATGTTTAAAACCTTCTAATATTTATTCAGAGGGAGTAAATGGTTTTGGCAATAGTTATGCTGTTGCTGGAGCTACTGCTGGTAAATTAAACACTAATTCAGGAACTTTTTTAAATGATGTTAGAATTGATATTCAAGCTCGTGCTTTAATTCAACAACATAAAATCAATAAAAATGATTTGGTGTTTTTTGAAATTGGAGGTAATGATTTGGCTTATATTGTTAAGTTAATTCAAATTGGGGAAGATTATACTTCTTATTTAGAAGATGCAACTGAACGTATAAAAATAGCGCTTTTTAGTTTATTAAACAATGGTATTAAAAATATTTTATTTATGACACCACCACCAATTGAATTTCCACCTATATTTCAAGATATTATGAGTAAAAAAGAATACATTTTAATTAAAGAAGTCATTCTTTTAGCAACTGATCAATTTTATAAAAATATAATTGAAGTGTTAGAATTAACCAATGAACACTATAAAAATTGTGTTCATTTATTTGATCTTTATAAAAATACTGATTTTTTAAAAAATAAATTTTATAAAACTTTTTGATTTAAAAAGAAAAAACTAGCTTTAGAAATGATAAACACAAGTGCTACTAATTGAGAAGAAGTTGAAGTAGAATTAACTATTGGTGAACAAACAAGATCAATAAATGGAGTAAGAGACTTAATTTCATTACTACCAGAATTAATTTTTGCTTCAAAAAAAGCAAATAATAAAATCTTAATTCAAATTAACTCAGCAAAATTTAATGATCCTATTAATTTTGATTGTTATTTTTTTGTAGACAAATTGCACCCAAATAAAAATGTTCACTATATTGTTTTTAAAATACTTTATAAAAAAGTTAAAAAAATTATGAAGCACTCAAAAAATAAATAA